The genome window TGGTACCTTTCCAATCTTGACCACCCCTACCCatcagaggaagagaaagctaGTCTTTCTCAACAGTCAGGGCTGAGCAGGAGCCAAGTAGTCAATTGGTTTGCTAATACCAGACGACGCCATCGACTCTCCTCAACTTACTCTACATCGCCTGGCCGGGGTCGTCAAGGATTTGCACCAGGATCGCCGATGCCGCATTACCTCCGCAAAAACCTTTCACCCATGGATCGCTGGAAAAATTCTCCGCCCGATGAGGAGCCAGCTTCAGCGACGGCGATTCAAAATGCCCTGGCTGCTCAGTCAAGTGGACACAGTTCGCTGGATAGCGACGCGGCGGCGTCTGATGGACCAGGGTCATCTGTGAGCAATGACTCTCTCTGGCTTTCTAATCTTCAAGAGGCCTCGTCTAACTCGGCATCTTCTTGTTACTCGTATCGCTCAAGGGATGCGGCATTTTTCTCTCGCTCTGGTAGTAGTTCGATGGCAGAAGGACCCTCCATATCTAGGACGGCATCCTCGAGGTCACGAACAAAGAAGTTCGTCGTATTTCAATGTACATTTTGCGGACAAAGCTTCAAGAAAAAGTACGACTGGGTTCGCCATGAACGGTCAATTCATCTCCCAGGCCTCGACTCATGGATTTGCGCATTGCCTGTCACGCGAGACCAATCGTTTTTAGTCTGGCGCATGAGCGAAGATGGCCCGCAATGCCTTTTCTGTGGTGAGAACTCACCCAGCGACGAGCACATTCAAGCTCACGAATTCGACACCTGTGCCGAACGCCCTGTTTCAGAGCGCAAGTTTACACGCAAAGACCACCTCTGGCAGCACCTTCACAAGTTTCATGGCTGTCGCAAGTGGGATGGCTGGAAACCGGATCTGAGTCTGCTACAGCACCGACaagatataataagaagCCAATGTGGTTTCTGTCAAGTGATGATGGACAGCTGGGGAGAAAGAACAGATCACATCGCTGCTCACTTCCGGTCCGGGTTGACGATGGAGCAATGGGTTGGAGGATCCGGGATCCACGACCCCGGCGATATGGGTACCGAAGGCCGGTAGATGAGCCGCTCTTGGGGGTGGATACAGACAGATACGGGAGATGTCACTGACCCGGCATCGGTACGGAAGAATGGAGACAATCGGGGGAACCGATGCAGCCCTGTTTCGACACGTGGGAACCTTGTCCTAATGACTCCACTGACGGCTAACGGCGGTTAAGTCCAGAAGGCCCGTAGAAGCATTGTTCAATTAATTCGGCATTCGAAACCATTAAGCGAAATGCGAAAGCCTCAAGAACAACTTGGTCACGACCAAGAGTTcagctcaagttcaagagaCCAATACTCAGTGACTCGAGTCTCTCGTACTCTAGCACCCCTGCGCCTTGTGGGGAATCATGAAGTTGTGGCAAATGTCAAACTCTCTTTGACAAGTGACAAGAGACACGCGCGCAAGAACAGTGGACATGTGAAATCCGGAGTTCGGATGGCAGCGTCTCATTTGACAGCCCCTAGTCCGACTCTCCATGACTTGTCAGAGTCTCGACCATCCCTTGCTCACGCGAGCCGAGACTGTTGATTCCTGTTTATTTACGGCGGCCTTACCTTTTTGGATAAATTGGGCAACACCGAGCCGAATGTCACGGGCACGTACGTATGCGGGGATTCTTCTCTGTTGTTCTTTTCTGTCGGGACTCCTTTTTaactttgttcttcttttttttcttctctcacatttcattcttttttttattttttctgTAACTTTGTTGTGTCTTGCTTCCCGTGTCTGTCGCCAACCcaagccttcatcttcagcttcattcgCACAACTGCATTACTCTCTACAAGTCAGTAAAAAACAACTCCTTCAAATCAGCCACCATGATCATCACTCGCGCGctctccatcaccaacttTGTCATCGCTGGCTCTGCACTCAGCTTCCAGGTGGGTGTTCTGTACCCATGGCACAAGCAGCTTGACGATGGCtttgaagagctcaagaaggagcaCTTGCGCGTCCTGCAAGCCGTCGAGTCGAAGGTCCAGCAAACACGAGACGCCGCTGTTCTAGAAGAGAGCCGTAACAGCGTTCGCGGCTTGCTCGGCAACCTTGCCGCATGGAAGGCCTGAGCGTGGCCGACTTCGGTGGCAGCGTAGCAACAAGACACAACAAAATACCCAGCACAAAACAGATGAAAACCACATATATacggaagaagaaagaccaCTAGCGGCATCTATTTGCATTCGACAACGACCAAATTTCCTACTACTCATGGCGTTTCTCCCACGTTATTTTCTCGGCGTTCAAATCCTCGGCCCGGGTGGGGCCGGTAACGGTCACGATCCGGGTGGTCACGTGTATCCCTGATCCCCCTCTTCCGGATTTCAACGGTTTCACCCGATCGGGAGTTTCCTTCAGTACCATCTTAGACGAGCGCACGGGAATAATCAGTCAGTTACGACATGGGAAAGACATTTACATTTGATCTGCTTAGACTATTTATAGCTCGCATTTAGTTTATGGTGTTTGCTAAATGaaatttttttttctctagAAGACTGTTGTCTTTTCGGCTTTGTGCACGGTTCAATTACCGTCGTGATGGATGGGTCGCGTCTTGCAACGCGACTCTTAGCTTGGTCTTGCAGTAACAGAGATCATGAAAGACTGGATCTATTTAGCATGATCACGAGATAGAAAATGTGTTATTGAAGTCTCAGCGCAGGTAAGCATCCATAACACGCCACCAGGATAACATTAACACGCTATAGGCCTTGAAATGAACCGTCCACCGCCCTCTCCCACCGAAATGAGACCGACTCCCATGAAGCGCCGAAACATGATACACGTCTAGTCTTCCGTCTAATTGTCCACCTTGAACCACACAGGGTCAGCCGCGTTATTCGTCATTCGAACATCGAAGGTGCCCGAGTAACCGGGCATGATACGCAGCGGCGCGGCATCGGAGACGCGAACGGGGAGAGATCTGCTCCCGTTGAAGAGCTTatcgatgttgttgttgaactGCACAAGTAGAACAAGAATTCCGATGAGCGCACCCGCCGCGGCCAGTTTGACGACGAGGTCGAAGAAGGCGATGACTTTGAGGAAGCCGGAGGATGACTTTTCGGCGGTGGTCATTGTGGAGATGGTTGGTGTTTGGGGGGCGGTAGTGGGTTTATCGGCCATGAGCACGAGGTGAGCAAGTGCTAAGGCAAAAGAGAAGATGCGAGCAGAGACGACAGTGACAGTCTCAAGGCTTGACTGGGAAAGCAAGGCCTTGAAATAGCGTAGGGCTACCCGAGGGAGACTCACACCGCAAGGCTGATCGACGGGGATAGGCACTGAAATAAGCTTAACTCAACAAGCTTCCAGGACATGAGACCGCCATGGCAGGGGTTCAATTGAAGCTACTACATATTGAGAGAGCGCTAGATGTTAGATGGTGGTTGTAAGTTTGGTGGGTGTAATGTCGTGAAGGGTCATTTGATGAGCTTCCTTGCTTTTGGTGAGAATTCTCTACGTCCGCGGGCTATGCTCGCTTGCCCTGTTTATGAGGGCGGCGACGATGATCGTGGGATAAAACGCTCGCATCTAGTTAGCATCTTGTCAATCTCAGAGACCAACTCACACTAAAGTCTTGGGATTTGATTCCATTTTCGTATCGCCGAGAGCAAACAGCTCATCAAGTCGTGAATTAGAGGGGTACGCTACCCATCTAGCGTACTGTGGCTGACACAGAAACCAGCTACACCACTAACAGTCGCCAGCTGTTCATTCCCCATATTTTGTTAGAGCACTAATAGCGGGGTCGGTGCCCAGGGATCATCCTCGCGATCTGCAGGAGCTGAAAAAGAAGCCCCCAGTTGGGCAAGCTTTGCGCACTGGATGTTTTCCTAAGAatgttcaagatcaagagacgAGATGGTGTGAGTGAGGGCATTTGGCTTGGGCAGAATGAGATTAGCTTTGTGAGTTAGAATGAAATGAAGGAATTAAAGATGCAGCCCTCATGGTGCTTAATTAATGGTGTAATTGGGCTCCAAAATTAGCAGCGATGCCCGAGACCTCCAGCTAAAAGCTTACCCTGGAGAATGACATGCTCCTGACTGGGGTTTGGGACATGTGAACCATGAACGGCTGCAGCTTTATCGGACATTTGTTCCAACTTCATTCTTATGCCTTAATACAATTTTTTATGCCATCCCATCTCACAAAATCACACACGGCGGCGGCGTCGGCGTCTCAAGCACCTCATCCCTCCCCTCCAAGAATCGCTGCTCATTGCTCCATCCAAGACCGTcaagcctcttcctcataaTCTTCGCCTCCTCAAGATAGCTCGCACCCTGAACATCCTCAGCATACACATCCAtcaacttctccagctccCCATGTCTATATCCATCGTCCAACGACGCCCATACCAACTTCAAGAGCTCAGGCACGTACGACGCTCCACATGGTCTGAATGTCTGACATCGATGGGCCAGAAGTATCGCATCATCGCATATATCGCGAGAGTCTTGTGTGTAATCTGGAAGAACTCCAAAGGGGTTGAGTGTTGGGCAGATGAGTGCTGCTTGGACGAGAAGACCTGCGTGGCCGGAGGCGTACTCTATGGCTTTCGTTCTGCACGTTGCTGATGCATCCGTTGGGAGCGTTGCcaccatggcttcttcgtagagtttcttcatcacttGTCGTTCTTGAGAGAGAATGTTGTAGTAGCATTTCAACTGGTAGAGATATCTCTCTGGGTCTCGAAGAAACACAGGTAAGTCGCCTATTGCTCCGAGTTCGAAGCAGTAGAGGCTTTGCTCGTAATGGTATGGCCGTGTCATGATAGTATCTTGCACGGCTACGTCCCAGAACCATGACCCAAGCTCGACTTTTGGATCGCACAGAGCAGCGTATATCTACTCCCCCTTGTCAACCAAGTTATGTATGAATAGAGGAAGGTCTTACCGCTTGTAAACACCAGGCTCGTATGTCTCCCGGGTGAAGTATTTCACCTTGAGATACAGCTTCTTTTAACAAGTAGGCTATCACACCTCGATGTCTGTTGGCGTGTTTGTTATCAATCCAGATCTAATACCATCAGTACTGGAACCAAAGCGTTTAACGAGGTATAATTACCTgacacagcatcatcatcaaaacaAGTTCCAACTTAAGCATAACCGGTTGATTATCATCACTCAAACAGCCTTGCAAAGATCTCAACGCCTTCCCATAGAGAGAAAAAGTCTTCTTGTCAGCAGTCTTCCTCAGACGAACTGCTTGGAACGATGCTATCATGGCAGAAGTGGTAGTATCAAGAGCAGAATTCGAGCCCATGCGTCGAGGAATATCTGCAAAGAAATAAGGGCCGTAGGCTTCAAAACCAAACCGATCATCATTAATCTCCATAAGTGATATAAACTCCGCTGTCAGTCTCGTCGTATCATTGCTAGGTGTTTTAGTAGGAGGTGTGATGAGCTGTGTACTCTGTGTATCAGGCTTGTACTGATGAAATTTGAAGCGCCTTGTTCCACTGCCTACGCACTCATCGCCGAGTCTGATACAGCGGCCGCATTTTGGTTGCTTTTGATCACACTTATCTCATTAGTCGGGACTTCATCTCTAAGGGTATAATAACTCATACATACCCTCTTCTTTGCCTTTCGACATGAGTTGCAGCCTCGACTGCTCGGAACACCAACCATGATTGTTTGATGACTGTTCAGGGTTAGCTAACGAGGATCAGACTCACTTGGGGTAGATGACGGCAGGGCTGCTATGTAAGCGTGGGATTACTGCTTGGCAAACGATGCTGACGCTGATGAACCAATAGATGAGAGAGGAGACGGTGCGTGAGACAAGCTTAATATTTAGTCTAATTCTATTGAGGAAAAATGCGCCGCTTATCAGGTGTCAAGCTACAGCAAACAGGCTTAGCTTGCCAGATTGGGCACGCGGCAGTGCTTGTGCAGCATGATCATATGCCAGTTCATACAAGATAAGTGAGGTATGGACGTTTTGAGCTGTTTGAATTGTCGACAAGGCTGTGAGGACTGAAATACAGAAATGAGAAAGCTTCCATGAGTACCTCTAAAACCATCACCGTCTTCATACGCTCTGTGTATGAGCAAGCACCCAACAGCCTATCTCTTAGCATCTCAAGTGCACTCGCTCATCAATTCCCCGACAATATCAATAGCACTTGTAAAGTTCGCCTTTGGGAGATTCTCGTTCACGAAGGGAAGAAACGGATCAATAGCAAAGCACAAGCACCGCCAGTACAAAGCTCTCACGAGGAGCTGCACCCTTGTATGATCGGTGCCAAACATCTCAACCAACTTTTGATCTTCATTCAGCCAGATGAGTCCGTCTGCCACTATGATAGCTTCTGCATACTCAGCCGGTCGCCAGTAAAGtgtgatgtcgatgatggccGGACGGCTATTGGTATCTGTGTCGAACAGAACATTTCCTGTCAAATCGCCATGGATAAGTTGGTTCTTGGCCTCCTGTCGAAACGGTTGTCGTAGCTTCAGAAGTT of Fusarium musae strain F31 chromosome 5, whole genome shotgun sequence contains these proteins:
- a CDS encoding hypothetical protein (EggNog:ENOG41), which gives rise to MDFSLDDILFTGGEDAALTLPYDQVDDPAPQSRSPSNPLAEGANIDTMLQTINPQEAFNVQNTEIPDFQIDWNADFQQAKAASETPADNLSQDFSFLNQPATDWGIPAPLPAPTDPIKTPMTSIDEFFVKNGASRPPVPCANCRRTRLQCLILQTTVANPNPTKSCSSCVALFRECSLAGQKKRKPSEFETSEPVIGRLHGVSEHSILGVPATVDEGQSSQGLTMAALSGKRANTRSVRKTRVLRNWYLSNLDHPYPSEEEKASLSQQSGLSRSQVVNWFANTRRRHRLSSTYSTSPGRGRQGFAPGSPMPHYLRKNLSPMDRWKNSPPDEEPASATAIQNALAAQSSGHSSLDSDAAASDGPGSSVSNDSLWLSNLQEASSNSASSCYSYRSRDAAFFSRSGSSSMAEGPSISRTASSRSRTKKFVVFQCTFCGQSFKKKYDWVRHERSIHLPGLDSWICALPVTRDQSFLVWRMSEDGPQCLFCGENSPSDEHIQAHEFDTCAERPVSERKFTRKDHLWQHLHKFHGCRKWDGWKPDLSLLQHRQDIIRSQCGFCQVMMDSWGERTDHIAAHFRSGLTMEQWVGGSGIHDPGDMGTEGR
- a CDS encoding hypothetical protein (EggNog:ENOG41); amino-acid sequence: MSDKAAAVHGSHVPNPSQEHVILQVPIPVDQPCGVSLPRVALRYFKALLSQSSLETVTVVSARIFSFALALAHLVLMADKPTTAPQTPTISTMTTAEKSSSGFLKVIAFFDLVVKLAAAGALIGILVLLVQFNNNIDKLFNGSRSLPVRVSDAAPLRIMPGYSGTFDVRMTNNAADPVWFKVDN